The DNA window TTGATTCTTTTATTAATGAACTTAAAAGATTGAAACCTGCTTCTTCAAAAGGAATATATTTTAAAAGTGTTTTTCTCTCGACAACTATGGGTCCAGGGTATAGAATTGACACTTCTCAATTTTGAGATATCAAAGACTGTAGGTGCCTTGCTTAATTTCCTACATAGATAAATCAAATGATTATCTATTAATGTCTTTAGTAAAAATATAAAAATGGCTTTAAGTGTAGATGATAAAAAAAGAATTGTAGCCGACATTAGCAGCTTTGCTAATGATTCAAGCTCATTAGTCCTTGCAGATGCAAGGGGTTTAAATGTTTCCGAAGCCAATCAACTAAGATCGGAAGGACATAAATCAAACGTAAAATTTGTTGTAGTTAAAAATACATTGGTCAAGCTAGCATTTAAAGGAACAACATACGAAGGTTTAGATGACTATCTAACAGGACCCACAATGTTAGGTTTTTCTTATGATGAACCAGGTGCAGCAGCAAAAATTCTTAGAAAATATTCAAAGTCGAACGAAAACCTAACAATAAAAGGTTTATCGGTTGATGGAGTGCATCTCGAAGGCTCAGAAATAGACAAATTAGCCTCATTACCAACATTTAATGAAGCTATTTCAAAAATTGCTGGACTTTTGAAGGCACCTTTGGGTAAAATTGCATCTCTCATGAATGAGATTCCTTCAAAGTTTG is part of the SAR86 cluster bacterium genome and encodes:
- the rplJ gene encoding 50S ribosomal protein L10, with amino-acid sequence MALSVDDKKRIVADISSFANDSSSLVLADARGLNVSEANQLRSEGHKSNVKFVVVKNTLVKLAFKGTTYEGLDDYLTGPTMLGFSYDEPGAAAKILRKYSKSNENLTIKGLSVDGVHLEGSEIDKLASLPTFNEAISKIAGLLKAPLGKIASLMNEIPSKFARTLHGVKEQKG